TAAATAATAATTTAAGACATGGCTTGCATGAGGCTGGTAGATTTCATGAATGAGCAGCATTAATTTTGAAAAACTGAGTTTAGATACGCAGCTTGCTATCAAGCATGCGATTGCTGTGGCTTGGTCAGATGAGTCCTTTGCAGACATGCTTAGGGATCATCCGCACGAAGCATTAAAAGAACTTGGATATGAATTACCAAGTAACGTCAAATTTGAATTTGAATGACCAGATTATTTAAACTCATCGTTCGAGGGTTAATACCTTGTCTTTTTTAACGATAGATTTAAAAGTTTTCTTCTTACGAAAGTCATTATTCAAGTCATCATATGATACATCAAGCATGTTTGTAATATCCAAGGCTCTCCAGTGAATTGTTTAAAAAGTAAAAAGATTGGAGATTTTTGGATCTTCTTTGTATAATGAAGTATTCGCTTAGTCTATTATGCCATTTGGGGTTCGAAGCGGTAAAATTAGATTAGATGATTTGTATGAAAATCCCACTGAAAAAAGAGCAACGGCTAAAGAATTCATGCTGATGTATGAAAAGCTTGTTAAAGAATCTTGGGATGATCAAGAACTTCGCGCTCGACTAATAGAGAATCCAGAAGAAGTCTTTAATGAGCGAGGATTTGATACCAGTGAGATGAAAGAAAAAGGTTACAGATTTCGAATGGTTGAGACAGATTTATCTGATCCTGAAACTGAATCAATCAAGATTCCTTTACCCAATAAACCTGCTTCGACTAATCTTACAGAGGAAGAGTTAGCAGTTATTGCTGGCGGTACATCAACTAATGGTAGTGCCGGGTCTGCCAGTACGTTGAGTTGTCCTGCATGTTCAGCAGGATCAGTCGGATCAGCTGGCTGCCAGTGCAATGCGGAGGGGGGGAAGACTAGCAGTCAGACAATCACAGGCATTGTAACCGCACCCTAGGGGGGGGAAATAGGGGATGGTAAAAATTGATCATCAGTATTAATAAGACACTTTTTCAAAAACCATTCATTCGCTGATTACTTATGCCATTCGGAGCTGCCGCAGGAACTTTCGATTTACCCTTTGATAAAAAAAAGGCAGAAGTGTTCATGTATGTCTATGAAAAATTAGTCGCGGAATCATGGACAAATCCTGAACTCAAGGAACGTATGAAGAGTGATTTGACAGGCTTATTTCAAGAACATGGACTCAATACCGAAGGTCGAACAATTGAAGCTTATGAAACACCGTGGGAAGAGAAGCATATTGTCCATTTGCCCCTTCCGAGAAAGCCGTCAAAAGAGAATATCACCGAAGAGCAGCTAACTAAGATTTATGGCGGTTCTAGTTCTTGTGTTGGAAGTGCAGGCACGTCTGGGACTGCTGGTTGTCCCGTAAGCAGTGCCAGTACAAGCAGCTCCGCAGGGACCTCTTGTGGCGGTGCAGGGGTTACCAAGGTAGAACACTCACAAAATATCCCGGTGACCCCTGATTAATGATGGTCGCATAGGCTCATAATTATAATACAATTATTTTGTCGACCATACAGAGTTTTTTGATTAAATCTTAAGGGTGCTGAATAGGTTTAACTTCAATATTTGCAAGTAATTACTGTCGACAAGCCTTTTGTATCTGCCAATAAATTTCTATATTTGCATTTCAGTAAGTCATTGTTTACATATACTTTATACGGCCAAGCTTGACATATTAGCAAAGATTTCTTTGGTGGATTGATCACAAAAAATTGATACGGTTCAACAAGAGCGGAATGTAATATTTGATGCCGTAAGTAATTTGTTTGAGCAAAGTGGCCGTTGAGTACATTGCTAACAAAAGCATGAGACTTGTCGACTCGCGAAACCTGCTCGTTTAACATAAAACAATTCGTTTCATCGTTATGCCTTTTGGGATTCGAAGCGGTTAAATCAGATTAGAAGAATTACATGAAAACTTCACTAAAAAACATACGGCTTTAGAATTCATGCTGATGTATGAATAGCTCGTAAAAGAATCATGGGATGATCAAGAACTTTGCGATCGACTGATAGAGAATCCAGAAGAAGTCTTTAATAAGCGAAGATTTGACACCTGTGAGATGAAAGAAAATGGTTTCAGATTTCGAATGGTTTCAATAGATTTATCAGGTCCTGAAACTGAATCAATCAAGATTCCATTACCCAATAAAGCTGTTTTGGCTAATCTTACAAAGGAAAAGTTAGCAGTTATTGTTGGCGGTACATCGGTTAGTGCTAGTGCTGCGTCTGCCAGTACGTTGAGTTGTCCCGCATGTACAGCAGAATCAGTTGGAAGCCGTTGCTCTGGTGGAAGAAAGACCCCCGAACAAAAAAACCTATCCTGGGTCAATAATTGATCATCACTTCCAGGGATTTAAAAAAAGAGTACACCGATGCCAGCATCATTAAAAGTATTTCGCTGTATCTTACGTATTTCTTGACTGGGAGATAATTTTAAACACAATTTTTTAATCAAACAACGTCTTTTATTTCAGGAGCTAAGTGGCACATATGGGCTTATCATAAATAAAGCAGCTTAATTATTAATGGTGTTCGGCGTCAGGAATGGAAAACTCGATCTGAGCAATTCATTCATAGATGAATCAGTTGCTCATGATTTCATGTTGATGTATGAAAGACTTGTCGAAGAAACATGGTCCGATCCAGCTCTTCGCACTCGATTGATTGAAAATCCAGAGGAAGTATTTGCAGAACGAGGCTTTGATACCAGTGAATTAAAGAAACATGGTATTTCCATTCAGATGTTTGAGACACAGCTTTATGCGCCGGGAGAAGAGCCAGTGATTATCCCCTTACCGAGGAAGCCAGACGCACAAATTATCAGTGAAGAGGAATTAAGTTCTATTTCCGGAGGATCGTCAAGTACTGGTACAACAAGTACTGCAGCAACTGCAAGTTGTCCGCTTGGATCGGCAAGTTCAACAGGGTCATGTGGTGCTCCTCCTTCCAAGCAGACGCAGAGCACGATTATGCATGTAGCAGCAAAACTAGAGGGTGTGGAGTAGTGATTTAAATTTAGTTATTACCATTCTTTTTCTTGCATTTTCTTTCTCCCTTTGTATTTATTATGATTTTTGGAGTCGCTCAAGGACATTTCAAACTCTCTTACGACGAAAATCGTGCTAAACAATTCATGCACATCTATGAAAGGCTTGTGGAAGAGTCTTGGTCAAACCCAGAATTGAGAGAACGCCTGAAATCTGATTTAAGTGGTGTCTTGGAAGAAAATGGTTTTGATACAGAAGGATTTAAGTTTGTGGCTTATGAAACAGATTACAGCAACACGCTACATCTTCCTCTTCCTCAAAAACCGACCAGTGACGTTTTGAGTGAAGAGCAATTATCCTCCTTATCAGAAGGGAGTTCGTCAGCTGCCTGTGCAGGAACCGCTGGAACGATGGGCTGCCCAGCAGGTTCAGCAAGCACCTCAGGTTCAGCTGGAAGCCACTGCACGAAGCCCAAAAAGAATGGTTAAGAACATAATTGGATCTGGAGAGGATATTGCCTTGATTTGACGGAATAATTTTTGAGTGAGATTAGTTATTCTTGAAATATAGCGCATAATAAGTAATAGTTATTTCAGACGTTATTGATTGTCTGCGTTCCAGGTGATTTGCTAGTATAATGGTTAGTATTGTTTAATTGGACTGAGATTGTCTAATATTCATAGGTAAAATTGACAATAATGATCTACTGTTTTCATCTTTATTAAAGCCTTTACAAAGGCTTGATGATTTTTTACACTTTGCATGATCTTTGCTAAGGTTGATAATTAAAATCGTTGCAAGTTAAACTTTATTTTTTAACAGAGCACAAAGTATTGAGCTAAGTTGCCATCATACAATTTAATAGCAAAAGAACAATTGTTGATTATCAAAATTCTGATGATTTGCATCAGTCCTAGGGGTGCAAGCCGGCATAAGTTAAAACTCGCAATATATATGCAAGCTTAGAAATCTGTGGCTAAAATGATGTTGCATCATACTTTACTATTGGTAGTAAGATTATTAAGGCCAACACGCAGGATCCGCTTAAGTCCTTTTAATGACTATTTGTTCGACGACGAGTCTATCGTTGTATCTACATTAGATTCATCTAATGTAGTTTACGACAAATTATTTATTGATATATATAAGCAACTAGAGGGTATAGGCTCTATAGATTTTCATGGATTGTCAGAAAAAATAAATCAGGATTTATCCATATTAATCTTTAAATGTGCCGAATGGATTAGTAAAAACTATTTCATTCTTGATTTCGAGAATGAGCAAATTCAGAATCAATATCTGTTTCACATGCGACTTGGATTAAATCTTAGCGATCTAATATTTGATGAAAATTCTTGCTGTCTAAGAGTAGAAGATCTGACCAAGCAATCTTATCAATCAGATGATAATCAATTGGCAAATTTATATAGTTGTTGTACTTCAAAGCATTTACAGGGTCTAAACATTAGGATTTTTCTCGTTAATGATAAGCCTACCATTGCAGATAAAGAATATATATACCAGGAGATTGCAAACAGTAGGATAGATCGCGATCTATTCCAAATAATTATTTCCACGAAGACAGGTATAATTATCTCCGAACCATTTAATAACGGAAGTAGCCCTTGCTCAAACTGTTTGTTTAATACACTGGAAGAAAGAGATGAAATACGTCTTTATCAAAATAATGTAAGAAGTTCGAAGTTGTCAAACACCAGTTTATTTCTACGAAATTGGTGGAATACAGAATCTTTTGCTGTGATGATCTATGCAAATCTATTAAAACGACTTCATTTATTGGATTCAACATTGCCAAAATTTCCCTTCGTTGAATATATTGATTATCTTAGCATTGATAGGCAACAATATCATGTACTGCGTAGACATCTCTCATGCCAAAACTATAATTGTCAATTTGATTTCGACCCAATTCAGAATCTCAAAGCTGATTTAAACGTTGAAGTTCATCTACAAAATTCTCAATCTGGCTTCCGTAGCCTATCCGCTAATATGTTCATCGATAACGCTGAGCACTTAGTAAGTCCGTTAACAGGTGTCGTTAAATTCCTAACGAAAGTAAAGCAAAGTGAGTCTGATATGTATCATGTTTATAATTCAGGGCATAATTGGGCTGTTCATCTGAATTCAATCAATGATTTAAAAGCAGGATTACGTACGAATTCCCAAGGCAAAGGTGAGAGCGATGCACAAGCAAAAGCTGGAGCCATTGCTGAGGCGATTGAGCGATTTTCACCGTTACACAATAAGGAACAGACTGTTATTTTTAGCGCCCAGTGTGATCTTACTTTGCCTTCCGTTTCATTACAAGCATGCTTAAAATTTTCAGATTTACAATATCAACAACGTGAATTATGGAATGATCAAAATTATCGGTTTGCTAATATTCCTTTCCCAACCAATATGAACACTCAACTTGAGTGGTCAAAAGGCTACGATTTGATTAATGATAGAGAAATACTTCTTCCCTCTGGGTATCTTTTTTTTGGCTATGACTCTGATTATGAAGACAATTTTTATTCCATTGGTTCTTCGAATGGTATATCCGTTGGTGCCAACTGTCAGGATTCAATCATTCAAGGTTTTTTAGAACTTATAGAGCGTGATGCAGTTGGAATTTGGTGGAATAATATGCTTCGGTGTCCGGGAATTCATCCTTCAAAGTTTCATACAAAATATATTGATGATCTTCACTCTTTTTATAAGACAAAGAATAGAGAATTGTATTTTATAGATTTAACAACTGATATCCACATTCCTGTGATCGCTGCTATATGTTTTAGAACAGATAAAAATAAAAAGGATATATTGATGGCATTTGGTGCTCATTTTGATCCTGTAATTGCAGCGCAACGTGCTTTAGGCGAAATCAACCAGTTCTTTCCAGCTGTTTCAGATATTAAAGATGACACTGACTCAAATTATCTCTATGATGATCCACAATCCCTTCAATGGTGGTCTGCCGCCAATTTTGAGAATCAACCCTATCTGGTGCCCTCATCCTATGGAGATCTCCCTTCTAATTATTTTGAGGGTGAAGGTCCATCAACATCTCGTGAACTGCTTGATCAGATAAAACAGCTCTGTATGAATCATAATTTCGATTTTTATGCCTATAACTACACTAAACCTAATATCAATATTTCATGTACAAAAACAATAGTTCCACAATTATCACATTTCTGGGCTAGATATGGTTGTGATCGATTATTTGAAGTGCCGGTTCGTATGGGTTATCTTCAGCACCAAAATAAGGAGACTGATTTCAATCCAATCCCAATGTTCTTATGAACTTTCTTATTCAGTTCCCTGAGTTTATCAAAATTGACAATGCAATCAGACTTCGCTCCGGTGTTATTGATACCATTGTTCCTTCGCAAATCATAGATGATCGGATCATTGCTCTTATCAGTCAACCAATTTCGACAGATTCCTTCGAGCAGCATATTAATGATCTCCTTCCAGTGTTGGCATTTTCATGTGGATTCGGAAGGGTGAAAATATTTTCAGAATGCAGGGGCATTGTTTTTGAGTTAAAGCGTTCTTGCCGTATCTCTCTTAAAAAACATAAAACAATTTTCTTTTATGATAACCATGAATACATTATCCGAACAGATAGTACTAAGGCAATATATATGTCACCTAGTTCTGCTTGGAGACTTACTTCTAAAATTGAACTCATTCCAACTGTCGAAATATTATTGAACTCCGATAGCTCGTTCATCAATTTGATGAGATCTATTTGTGATGAGATCCCCCAACAGTCTAATACATCATCTCAAGACTCAATTGATCAAGCATCTCGGCATATCCCTATTGATATTGTCGATCAATTACATATAGCTCATTCACGCAAGGGTTTCGACCACACACAGCCAATTGGAGCAACCTTCCCCTATGATGTTGATCCTCCTCATCTCTTCTATAAATCAAATAAATCAAAAGCGGATCCTATTTCACTCAATCAATTAGTCTTATCCTCTCTACCTGCTGTTAGTTTTACAACAACAATCTCATCACGACGTTCGCGAAAGAGTCTCGATATCAATCGTTTTTTATCATTCGATGACCTTTCGAGATTTTTAGGCACTGTCTTTTACACTACAAGAATATTTTTGCGTTCAGATGAATATCCTAATAGCTATGATTCATGTTTAAGATTTTACCCAAATGGTGGTGGTGTTCACGAATTAGAGCCTTTTGTTGTTGTCAATCGCGTTTCAGGTCTCGATTCAGGTATCTATCATTATTCACCTTTCCACCACCAATTATCTTTACTCTCTGTTAGTCATTCTGATCTTAAATCGACGATTTCTGAAGCATATCATTCCTCTGGAAAAGAATCACTTCCTGCCGTTTTTATAATATTAGTCTCAAGACTCGAGAGGTTGTCCTGGAAATATGAGCGAATGGCATACCACGTTACCCTTAAGAATACTGGAGTGATTTTAGGTTTTATGTCACAAGTAGCTTCTTTGCTCAATTTATATGGCTGCCCAATGGGCAATAGTGACTCATTCCGGTTTAGTCAAATTATTGGAGAAGATCCACTCAAAATGCCTGCAGTCGGAGAATTTTGTCTGAGTCCCAGTGATTAGTTCAATGAATCAAACTGATTTTATTCAAAGACTTCATCGAGATCCATCGTTTGTACCATTAAATTTTGAATTTGTCAGCTCTTTTGCAAAGGGATGTCCTACTTATTCAATATTACTGCCCCAAAATAATACACATTATATTTTCGCAAGCCAGCTTGCTGAACAGATGCTTAGCTCAACTTTATTATTGCCAAATATTGGTGATATACTATTTGATATACCTCCAGAAATTGCCAGTCTTATTAAGAATTTTCCTGTTTTTTCGTCTGTCGAGATCCATCGTAAATTTCGAGGATTTATAGGGAAAAACTATTTAAAGCAATCTCATCTTTATTGTGGTAGCATTGCAAGTCAATATATTCAAGATTCACTTTGCCTATTGAAATCAGGGGATTCACTGTCAAATAATCTTAGTGATCTAACTATGAAGATCAACTCAAAAATACTTCATTTAAGTGATCCTGTTGAAAAAATTTTTTCAAAGCTTACTCCTCAATTTGCTGCCGCTTTCAAGACATTTCCCTTTGATTTCACGCAAATTTCTATTGACCTTGTGGATGAGCTCTACAAGGTATGTCTAGATGATGATCCAAACATAGACGTAGAAACTGCCAAGCAAAGTATAGAATCCCTTTTTTTCATATTCTTTTCGGGCAGCGATACAATCATCAGCCTTTTTGAGGTTTATTTGTATCTCAGATCTAATCAGCAATTATATCCACATTTCTCATCCATGGATTCTGGTCGAAAGGCTGATTATATCCTTGCATATTTCCCATATTTTAGGTTTATTGCCAGAGTTTCTACCTCGGATCTTAATTTTGATGATTTTACAGTTAGATCAGGTGATACTGTTATGATTTCCATCCAGGCTATTAATTGTCTGATGGGCGTAAGCAAACATCGTACCTTTACGTTTGGATTTGGGGAGTACTCATGTATCGGAAAGTTTGTATCACCAGTTGTGTTGAGTGTTTTTATTGATATTGTTGAATCTGATTTCAAGCTTCTGAAATTAGATTGCAAGGGTTTTGCTCCTCATCCAATACTAACCTATCTTGATAATCCACAAGTTATAATTTAATTTGATTTGTCGTGTATCGACTCACGCCCGAAATTTTTTTTCGATCAGTACTCATAATTTTTCACCAAGTGTTGATGATATATGAGCTTGTTAATACCTAGCCTTGCCTAGTATCTCTAGATCATGATTGATTTCGGTTTGTTTATGTTTTACTCATCTCATTCGTTCATTGTATTGTTTGCTTCATTAACGCGAGTTCATTGACTACTGAGCAATTGCTGATTGATCAGTGATTGGTTTCGATCTCTTCAGCTTTCCTTGGCTTCAATCAGGGAATTTTTTTATTGATATAGTTTGAGCAAAGATGTTCATTCTTCGCGTCGTATCTAATTTGTGTTAGGGAATCAGATGTCATTGATACAGTTTTTCCTGCATATGTGACGAATGACTTGCCTTGAAGGTGTACCATGATGGTACCGACACACCTATGATTGCAATTTTGAATTGGTTTGATGAACAGTGCTGAGATGGAAAATGAGATCCGTACACTGCTCGGGAATTCAGATATTGGCTTGTTAGAGGGTCTCTTGGTTGACTCGGCAGATTGGGGTGTCAATATCAGAATGACGTTGAATAATGAATTTGTCGAAGTTGATCTGATTAAAAACTGGGATGGTTTTGAAATGATCTTGCTCGACGAGCAAAAAAGAGACTCGATTCAAATTGATGAACTTCAGGATATTCTTCAGATTCTAAAAAGTCACTACTAAACTTCTTCGGAAGCGGGTTTTGGTTCCCTCTCGAAGCTGAATTTCATCGCCAGAATGGCCAAGTTTAACGTCAATGTAAATGCATTTGCGATCATCACCGGTTTGGCCTCAACCTGAAAGCCATAGATCACCCAACACAGACAGCCAGTGCTGAAAGTCAGTAACAAGGCATAAGAAACGTCCTTCGCCGATTGGCTTTTCCAGGTTTTGATGACTTGTGGCAAAAATGCGATTGTTGATAGTGTTGCCGCTGCGAAGCCGAACAATTCTGAAGAACTCAAATCGAATGGCATTTGAACGATGTCTTTTGATTGTGCTTGACTTCTGAGGTTAACTGATGTTTCCGACTGTCTGAACGCTTAATCAGAACAATGCTTCACAGCTTTGAGTTTGACAGGCTATCAAAAAGAGATGTCGAGCCTTTTAGCAACTTGAAACTAGACCTGTTCATTGCCAGCATTGAGTTTTGTTGAAGTGATCCATGGCTTTAAAGCTCTTCGGTGGTCCCAGAACGCGAGCCAGCATGCCTCGCTGGTTCATGGAGGAGAAAGCGATCGACTACGAGCTGGTGGAACTGGACCTTCAGTCGAATCAACATCGCCAGCCCGAATTTCTTGGCATCAACCCATTTGGAAAGTTGCCCGCTCTGATCGACAGCGACGTGCTGCTTGAGGATGGTTCTCCCCTGAAGTTGTTTGAAAGCGGTGCAATCCTGTTGCATCTGGCCGAGCATTACAGCGGCGAGATCATCACGCCTGCACAGCGAGCTCTGACCAGCCAGTGGCTGTTGTTTGCTAACTCAACTCTTTCCATTGCTTTGTTCGTTCCCTCCAATCGCGAGCGTGAATTCCCACGACTCATGGAGACGCTCAATCAGCAATTGGATCCTGAACGTCCTCTCGTTGGTGAGTGTTGGGGAGCAGCGGACTGTGCTGTTCAGGCTTACCTCAGTTACCTGCCACTGTTTTTTCCTGAGATCGATCTCAGCCCTTATCCCGTCGTTCAGGCAGTGATTGAGTGCACGAGTCGACGTCCGGCCTACAGGTTGGTCATGGGTTATTCCTGAACTGTGATCATCCTCTTTGTTCATGTTGATTGGCGATTCAGTCAATGCATGGGAAGGTGTGCAAAATGACTGCGGCAACCCTGGTTCGGATGGATCTCGCTTCATTGCATCGGGAACTCGTTGACAGTCCTGACCTGTTGATTGTTCAGGATCTCGATGGGGTCTGCATTCCACTTGTGAAGGATCCCCTGACCAGGACCCTTTCTCCGGAATACGTGCAAGCCGCTGCCCGATTACGAGGCAGTTTCGCCGTGCTCACCAATGGTGAGCACGAAGGTCGTCGTGGAGTGAATCGTCTGGTTGAAACGGCACTCGGTGACAGTGCAATAGCGCGCAGCCAAGGCCTCTACCTACCTGGTCTTGCCGCTGGTGGAGTGCAGTTCCAGGATGAATTCGGCCATGTCACGCATCCAGGAGTCAGTGAGTCTGAAATCAGCTTCCTGGCTTCCGTCCCGGAGCGGATGAAGGCTCTGATGAGTTCCATGCTTCCTGCCTTGATGCCGGAATTGAACGATGAGCAGCTTGCCGTTGAGTTGGAGCTGGCTGTTTTAGACACTCAGCTCTCACCAACCATCAATCTCAACCACCTGTTCAGTCGAACCCCTGACGATGTTGCGCATCAGCGGCGATTGCAGTCAATGCTGGAGTCGCTCATGCAGCAACTGATGGCGATGGCTGTGGCCGAAGGGCTTCAGGACTCTTTCTTTCTGCACGTTGCTCCCAACCTCGGGCGCGACTCCCTTGGCCATGAACGGCTCAAGCCAGCCGAGCAGGGCAATGTTGGCAGCACCGATATCCAGTTCATGTTGCGGGGAGCTATCAAGGAAGCCGGGTTACTGGTCTTGATCAATCGCCATATCCAAGCGCGCACAGGCACCGCGCCTCTCGGTGAAGAGTTCAACGTTCGAACCGCACCCCACGACCATGCATCGCTGCTTGCCCTGTGCAAACAACGGATACCCGTTGATCAGATGCCTCACCTGGTGGGCGTCGGTGACACCGTTACTTCAACAATCAACCCTTCGGGAGATGGCTGGTTGCGAGGAGGCAGCGACCGCGGTTTTCTGACTCTTCTTCAGGAACTGGGATGCAGCTTTGGGCGTCCAAACCGGGTTGTGCTCGTCGACAGCAGTGCGGGAGAAGTGGACCGTCCTTCTCTGGCTGATGGTTCGCTGGCCGGGATCAGTGATCCCGAGGATCCCCTCCATTTCGATGTCTGCATTCCTGGTGGTCCAGAGGCCTATGTGAACTGGTTTAGCGGTTTATCCAAATCTCGCAGCGAGCTCACAGCTTGAAATGGTTCTGACTGGATGAACGCGCTGTGACCATCGCAGCTGCGTCGATGCTTCGCTCAGCTGGCCCGGGTTAGGTCTTCCTGCCGACTCAAGCTGATGTCTCATCATTGCTTGAGTTAAGTCGTCGGTTTCCTAAGGCGGGGGTGTTTGGCCAGAATTGCAACAGGTCATGGCTCAGATCGCTTTCCGACGTTGACATCAACCTTTCCAGCAACGCTGAGATTCCCCCCCGTTCGCCGAGGCAAATTGACCACCCTGCAGGTCAATCTCGGTTATCGCTGCAATCAGACCTGCAGTCACTGTCACGTGAATGCGGGTCCCTGGAGAAAGGAAATGATGGCCGGGGAGCTGATTGATCTGATCCCTGAGGTGCTCGCCCGGCTTGATCTTCGCTGTCTAGATCTCACTGGCGGTGCGCCGGAGCTGCATCCACAGTTTCGTGAGCTTGTTTCGGCGGCCAGGACGCTTGGCGTTGAGGTGATTGATCGCTGCAACCTCACGATTCTCAGCGAACCCGGATACGAGGATCTCGCTGAATTTCTGGCGAGCATGGGAGTGAGGGTGGTTGCATCTCTCCCCTGTTACGAGCAGGAGAGAGTGGATCTGCAGCGAGGCCGGGGCGTTTACGAGCGCAGCATTGCCGGTTTGAAGCAGTTGAATCAGTTGGGGTATGCCCAACCAGGATCACCGTTGCAGCTGGATCTGGTCTTCAACCCATCAGGTCCTTCGCTTCCGCCGGCTCAGGAGCCCCTGGAAGCTCAATATAGGCAGGCATTGTCATCCAGCCACGGGATTTCGTTTTCTCACTTGCTCACGATCACCAACATGCCGATCCAACGCTTCGCGCGCGATTTGCAGCATCAGGGTCAACTTGAGCCCTATCAGCAGATTTTGCGAGATGCGCATCGACCGGAAAACATCAATGCAGTCATGTGCCGAAGCCTGATCAGTGTGAGTTGGACCGGTGCCCTTTACGACTGCGATTTCAACCAGCAGCTGGATCTTGCATCCAAGTGCGGACCACGACATCTGCCTGATTTACTCAGCGCAGCCGACGGACTGATGGATCAACCGATCGCTGTCGCAGATCATTGTTTCGGGTGCACAGCTGGCAATGGCTCCAGCTGTGGTGGTTCTCTCAGTTGAGCGTTACCTGCACCCCAGCTGGCGTCATCAGGAAAACGTGTTCTCCCAGACGATGTTCCTCACCGTCGACGGCTCTGACACCACCGGAAACGAAATCAGCGGTGCGTTGTGCCTGGGCCCTGTCCATGCCACTGAGATCAAGGACCACCGTTTTCTGACTGCGAACGGCCAGAACGGCTGACATCCCCTCCGTCACGGTCTGCGGACGGATCACAAGCAACTCCTGTGATCGCTCTTGAGTGAATTGATTCATTACTCTCAGCCTGGCGAGGCTGGAGGAAAGTCGCAGCAACCGTCACCATGCAGTGATGACTAAATCCTCCTCACCTGATCCGGCTCCCGCTCACTGCGGCAGTAAGCCCAAACGCTTGGCTGTCGGAATCGCTCCTCTCGGGACTGTCTCAATCGGGATCGTTCCCATGGGCGTGATTTGTATTGGCATCGTTCCGATGGGGGTTGTCTCCATCGGTGTGGTCGCCATGGGTGTGATCAATCTCTCAATCGTTGGGATGGGCTTGCTGGCGATTGGAGCCAACACCATGGGGATCTGGACGGTAGGGCCAATGAGCATGGGGTTGGTGCAGATCGGTGCTCGAAGCAGTCATGACCACAACAGCCATCACCAAAACAGCCATCACCAAAACAGCCATCACCAAAACAGCCATCACCAAAACAGCCAAAGCAGCAGCGATGCTGACGCTGCTTTAGAGGATGATCCCCGCTTCATGGCTTATCCCACCAAGACTGAAGCCGAAAAACAGGCCAGGCTGATCGGCTGTGAGGGAGTGCATCAGATGGGAAGTCACTGGATGGCTTGTGCTGAGCATTCAACGAACCATCACGAGTGAACAACCGCTCAGCGACACTCT
Above is a window of Synechococcus sp. BIOS-E4-1 DNA encoding:
- a CDS encoding thiocillin family RiPP; this encodes MHFLSPFVFIMIFGVAQGHFKLSYDENRAKQFMHIYERLVEESWSNPELRERLKSDLSGVLEENGFDTEGFKFVAYETDYSNTLHLPLPQKPTSDVLSEEQLSSLSEGSSSAACAGTAGTMGCPAGSASTSGSAGSHCTKPKKNG
- a CDS encoding YcaO-like family protein, which codes for MFDDESIVVSTLDSSNVVYDKLFIDIYKQLEGIGSIDFHGLSEKINQDLSILIFKCAEWISKNYFILDFENEQIQNQYLFHMRLGLNLSDLIFDENSCCLRVEDLTKQSYQSDDNQLANLYSCCTSKHLQGLNIRIFLVNDKPTIADKEYIYQEIANSRIDRDLFQIIISTKTGIIISEPFNNGSSPCSNCLFNTLEERDEIRLYQNNVRSSKLSNTSLFLRNWWNTESFAVMIYANLLKRLHLLDSTLPKFPFVEYIDYLSIDRQQYHVLRRHLSCQNYNCQFDFDPIQNLKADLNVEVHLQNSQSGFRSLSANMFIDNAEHLVSPLTGVVKFLTKVKQSESDMYHVYNSGHNWAVHLNSINDLKAGLRTNSQGKGESDAQAKAGAIAEAIERFSPLHNKEQTVIFSAQCDLTLPSVSLQACLKFSDLQYQQRELWNDQNYRFANIPFPTNMNTQLEWSKGYDLINDREILLPSGYLFFGYDSDYEDNFYSIGSSNGISVGANCQDSIIQGFLELIERDAVGIWWNNMLRCPGIHPSKFHTKYIDDLHSFYKTKNRELYFIDLTTDIHIPVIAAICFRTDKNKKDILMAFGAHFDPVIAAQRALGEINQFFPAVSDIKDDTDSNYLYDDPQSLQWWSAANFENQPYLVPSSYGDLPSNYFEGEGPSTSRELLDQIKQLCMNHNFDFYAYNYTKPNINISCTKTIVPQLSHFWARYGCDRLFEVPVRMGYLQHQNKETDFNPIPMFL
- a CDS encoding SagB family peptide dehydrogenase; the protein is MNFLIQFPEFIKIDNAIRLRSGVIDTIVPSQIIDDRIIALISQPISTDSFEQHINDLLPVLAFSCGFGRVKIFSECRGIVFELKRSCRISLKKHKTIFFYDNHEYIIRTDSTKAIYMSPSSAWRLTSKIELIPTVEILLNSDSSFINLMRSICDEIPQQSNTSSQDSIDQASRHIPIDIVDQLHIAHSRKGFDHTQPIGATFPYDVDPPHLFYKSNKSKADPISLNQLVLSSLPAVSFTTTISSRRSRKSLDINRFLSFDDLSRFLGTVFYTTRIFLRSDEYPNSYDSCLRFYPNGGGVHELEPFVVVNRVSGLDSGIYHYSPFHHQLSLLSVSHSDLKSTISEAYHSSGKESLPAVFIILVSRLERLSWKYERMAYHVTLKNTGVILGFMSQVASLLNLYGCPMGNSDSFRFSQIIGEDPLKMPAVGEFCLSPSD
- a CDS encoding SemiSWEET family sugar transporter, with protein sequence MPFDLSSSELFGFAAATLSTIAFLPQVIKTWKSQSAKDVSYALLLTFSTGCLCWVIYGFQVEAKPVMIANAFTLTLNLAILAMKFSFEREPKPASEEV
- a CDS encoding glutathione S-transferase family protein, with translation MALKLFGGPRTRASMPRWFMEEKAIDYELVELDLQSNQHRQPEFLGINPFGKLPALIDSDVLLEDGSPLKLFESGAILLHLAEHYSGEIITPAQRALTSQWLLFANSTLSIALFVPSNREREFPRLMETLNQQLDPERPLVGECWGAADCAVQAYLSYLPLFFPEIDLSPYPVVQAVIECTSRRPAYRLVMGYS
- the stpA gene encoding glucosylglycerol 3-phosphatase, which encodes MTAATLVRMDLASLHRELVDSPDLLIVQDLDGVCIPLVKDPLTRTLSPEYVQAAARLRGSFAVLTNGEHEGRRGVNRLVETALGDSAIARSQGLYLPGLAAGGVQFQDEFGHVTHPGVSESEISFLASVPERMKALMSSMLPALMPELNDEQLAVELELAVLDTQLSPTINLNHLFSRTPDDVAHQRRLQSMLESLMQQLMAMAVAEGLQDSFFLHVAPNLGRDSLGHERLKPAEQGNVGSTDIQFMLRGAIKEAGLLVLINRHIQARTGTAPLGEEFNVRTAPHDHASLLALCKQRIPVDQMPHLVGVGDTVTSTINPSGDGWLRGGSDRGFLTLLQELGCSFGRPNRVVLVDSSAGEVDRPSLADGSLAGISDPEDPLHFDVCIPGGPEAYVNWFSGLSKSRSELTA